One genomic segment of [Phormidium] sp. ETS-05 includes these proteins:
- a CDS encoding PstS family phosphate ABC transporter substrate-binding protein, with amino-acid sequence MSQNQESTLIVTMIVTLCIIGGVAWLFFKQVTPQNPTITTPPTSNPPTPPTSNPATPPTSNPATTATSSSIFARVPNIPTGLFRYGGSTTWAPIRAEVDSVIQNVWPDFKLRYTEHPTKAAGSGTGISMLLEDALDFAQSSRSLKEEEYTAASTRGFTLKQIAVAIDGIAVGVNPNLNVRGLTVKQLQGIYTGQITNWNQIGGDNIPIIPYSRRPEDSGTIEFFVDNILGKEAFGDNVRFISTTTEALRKIASEPGAIYYASAPELVPQCTIKPLAIGKNPSQLITPYIEPLISQEDCPSRRNQLNITAFQTGEYPITRSLFVIIKENGQIAQEAGEAYSNLLLSEQGQQLISKTGFVRIK; translated from the coding sequence ATGTCTCAAAACCAAGAATCAACTCTTATCGTCACGATGATTGTCACTTTATGTATCATCGGTGGTGTCGCCTGGTTGTTTTTTAAGCAAGTAACCCCTCAAAATCCAACTATCACCACTCCTCCCACATCCAACCCGCCCACTCCTCCCACATCTAACCCTGCCACTCCTCCCACATCTAACCCTGCCACTACTGCCACATCCAGCAGTATTTTCGCCAGAGTTCCCAACATTCCTACAGGATTATTTCGCTATGGAGGCAGCACCACTTGGGCACCCATCCGCGCCGAAGTAGATTCGGTAATTCAAAATGTTTGGCCAGATTTTAAGTTGCGCTACACCGAACACCCCACAAAAGCTGCCGGTTCTGGCACTGGTATCAGTATGCTATTAGAAGATGCTCTCGACTTTGCCCAATCTTCTCGCTCCCTCAAAGAGGAAGAATATACCGCCGCTAGTACCCGTGGCTTTACCCTCAAACAAATTGCCGTAGCCATTGATGGTATTGCTGTCGGCGTCAACCCTAACTTAAACGTTCGCGGCTTGACGGTTAAGCAGCTTCAAGGCATTTACACCGGCCAAATTACTAACTGGAACCAAATCGGCGGTGATAATATTCCAATTATCCCATACTCCCGACGCCCCGAAGACAGCGGCACGATCGAATTCTTTGTAGATAATATTTTGGGGAAGGAAGCATTCGGCGATAATGTCCGGTTTATCTCCACAACCACAGAAGCATTGCGGAAAATCGCCTCTGAACCAGGAGCAATTTATTATGCTTCCGCCCCGGAATTGGTTCCCCAATGTACAATTAAACCCCTGGCGATCGGCAAAAACCCATCCCAACTGATTACCCCATATATCGAACCTTTAATCTCGCAGGAGGACTGTCCTTCCCGACGCAATCAGTTAAACATCACCGCCTTTCAAACTGGCGAGTATCCCATCACTCGCTCCCTATTTGTCATTATCAAAGAAAACGGTCAAATCGCCCAGGAAGCTGGCGAAGCGTACAGCAATTTACTCCTGAGCGAACAGGGACAGCAACTCATCTCAAAAACCGGATTCGTCAGAATTAAATAA